Genomic DNA from Paenibacillus borealis:
TTCGGTTCCCTGTTCGATGCTACACAAACTAAAGTCCTGACTGTTGGCGACAAACAACTGGTTAAAACTGTTGCTTGGTATGACAATGAAATGTCCTACACTGCACAACTCGTTCGTACTTTGGAGAAGTTCGCTAAACTTGCTCAATAAGACCGATTTTATATAAGCAGTACAATAGAGCGGAAACAATGAAAGTCTGTTTCCGCTCTTTCTAAATGGATTCGTGAACGAACCAATTTTGGGTGTGGAGGAAATGTTAATCATGAACAAAAAAAGTGTCCGTGATGTAGAAGTAAAAGGCAAACGCGTATTCGTGCGTGTAGATTTCAACGTGCCAGTGGAAGACGGTAAGATCACTGATGATACCCGTATCCGCGAAACCCTTCCAACAATTAAATACCTGATTGAGAACGGTGCAAAGGTCATTCTGGCCAGCCACATGGGCCGTCCCAAAGGTGAATTCGTCGATTCCATGCGGTTGACTTCCGCAGCTGTACGCCTGTCCGAATTGCTCGGCAAGCCGGTAGCCAAAGCTGATGAAGCAATTGGCGAAGCGGTAAAAGCACAAATCGCTGAACTGAACGAAGGCGACGTGCTTGTGCTTGAGAATGTCCGTTTCTATAAAGGTGAAGAAAAGAACGATCCTGAACTGGCTAAGCAGTTCGCTGAACTGGCTGACCTGTTCGTCAATGACGCATTCGGTGCGGCTCACCGTGCCCATGCTTCGACAGAAGGTATCGCTCATTTCCTGCCTGCAGTATCCGGCCTTCTGATGGAGAAGGAATTGTCCGTTCTGGGTAAGGCTCTATCCAATCCTGAACGTCCTTTCACTGCGATCATCGGCGGATCTAAAGTTAAAGACAAAATTGACGTGATCGACAACCTGCTGACTCTGGCTGACAATGTATTGATTGGCGGCGGCCTTTCTTACACCTTCACCAAAGCTCAAGGTTACGAAATCGGAAATTCTTTGGTGGACAACGACAAAATCGATGCGGCTCTTGGATTCATCGAGAAAGCCAAAAAGCTGGGCAAAAACTTCGTGCTTCCGGTTGACGTTGTAGTCGCTGACAAGTTCGGTGCAGATGCCAATACCAAAATTGTAGATGTAACTGATATTCCTGCTGGCTGGGAAGGTCTGGACATCGGTCCTAAAACCCGTGAAATTTACGCCGATATCATCAAAAACTCCAAGCTGGTTGTTTGGAACGGACCTATGGGCGTATTCGAAATTGATATCTTTGCTGAAGGTACAATTGCCGTAGCCCAGGCTTGCGCAACTACCGAAGGTTACACTGTTATCGGTGGCGGTGATTCCGCAGCAGCTGCTGAGAAATTCCACCTCGCAGACCAAATGGATCATATCTCCACTGGCGGCGGCGCATCACTCGAGTTCATGGAAGGTAAGGCACTTCCGGGTGTAGAAGCACTGAACGACAAGTAAGACGTAGAAGGTAGAAGGAGGCAATCCATTACTATGAGTAGAACACCTATCATTGCCGGTAACTGGAAAATGTTCAAAACCGTTCCGGAAGCCGAAGGCTTCATCGCTGAAATCAAAGGCCAGGCGGAAGTGGAAGGCGTAGAGACTGTAATCTGCGCACCATTCACTAACCTGCCTGCACTTGTTGCAGCTGTACAAGGCACCAGCATCAAAATTGGTGCACAGAACCTGCACTTCGAAGATAACGGCGCCTACACAGGTGAAATCAGCGGTGTAATGCTGAAGGATCTTGGTGTGGAGTATGTTATTATCGGCCACTCCGAACGCCGTGCATACTTCGGTGAAACGGACGAAATCGTTAACAAAAAAATGCATGCGGCATTCCGCCACGGCATTACTCCAATTGTCTGCGTAGGCGAAAAGCTCGAAGAGCGCGAAGCTGACCAGACAAAGGACGTGTGCAAAGTTCAGACTGAAGCGGCATTTGCCGGCCTTAGCGCTGAACAGGCAGCAAGCGTAGTTATCGCCTATGAGCCTATCTGGGCTATCGGCACAGGTAAATCCTCTACTTCCCAGGATGCTAACGAAGTTATTGCTTACATCCGTACCCTTGTAAAAGGCTTGTATGATGAAGCAACTGCTGAAGCTGTCCGTATCCAATACGGCGGCAGCGTGAAGCCTGAGAATGTAACGGAGTACATGAGTCAAAGCGACATCGACGGCGCTCTAGTCGGCGGTGCCAGCCTGCAGCCTGCTTCCTTCGTTTCACTCGTTGAGGGGGCGAAGTAAGAATGTCAGCACCAAGACCTGTAGCTCTAATCATCATGGACGGTTTCGGTTTGCGTAACACGGATGAAGGCAATGCGGTTGCCCAAGCCAACAAACCGAACTACGATCGTTACCTGAAACAATATCCGAATACTACGCTTACCGCTTGCGGCGAAGCTGTAGGTCTGCCGGAAGGACAAATGGGTAACTCTGAAGTAGGGCACCTTAACATCGGCGCAGGCCGGATCGTATACCAGGATCTGACCCGCATCGATAAGTCTATCCGTGACGGGGAATTCTTTGAGAACGAAACGCTGGTTGCTGCGGTGAGAAGCGCCAAAACAACCGGCAAAAAGCTTCACCTCTATGCACTTGTATCCGATGGTGGCGTGCACAGTCACATCAACCACTTGTTCGCCATGCTCGATCTGGCCAAAAAAGAAGACTTGCATGAAGTTTATATTCATGCCTTCATGGATGGCCGCGACGTACCACCCGACAGTGGACAGAAGTTCATTCAGGACCTGGTAGCCAAGATCGAAGAAGTTGGCGTAGGCACGATTGCTACGGTATCCGGACGTTATTATGCCATGGACCGTGACAAACGCTGGGAACGTGTAGAGAAAGCTTATCGTGCAATGGT
This window encodes:
- a CDS encoding phosphoglycerate kinase, which produces MNKKSVRDVEVKGKRVFVRVDFNVPVEDGKITDDTRIRETLPTIKYLIENGAKVILASHMGRPKGEFVDSMRLTSAAVRLSELLGKPVAKADEAIGEAVKAQIAELNEGDVLVLENVRFYKGEEKNDPELAKQFAELADLFVNDAFGAAHRAHASTEGIAHFLPAVSGLLMEKELSVLGKALSNPERPFTAIIGGSKVKDKIDVIDNLLTLADNVLIGGGLSYTFTKAQGYEIGNSLVDNDKIDAALGFIEKAKKLGKNFVLPVDVVVADKFGADANTKIVDVTDIPAGWEGLDIGPKTREIYADIIKNSKLVVWNGPMGVFEIDIFAEGTIAVAQACATTEGYTVIGGGDSAAAAEKFHLADQMDHISTGGGASLEFMEGKALPGVEALNDK
- the tpiA gene encoding triose-phosphate isomerase, with protein sequence MSRTPIIAGNWKMFKTVPEAEGFIAEIKGQAEVEGVETVICAPFTNLPALVAAVQGTSIKIGAQNLHFEDNGAYTGEISGVMLKDLGVEYVIIGHSERRAYFGETDEIVNKKMHAAFRHGITPIVCVGEKLEEREADQTKDVCKVQTEAAFAGLSAEQAASVVIAYEPIWAIGTGKSSTSQDANEVIAYIRTLVKGLYDEATAEAVRIQYGGSVKPENVTEYMSQSDIDGALVGGASLQPASFVSLVEGAK